In Papio anubis isolate 15944 chromosome 17, Panubis1.0, whole genome shotgun sequence, the following are encoded in one genomic region:
- the CORO6 gene encoding coronin-6 isoform X3 produces MSRRVVRQSKFRHVFGQAAKADQAYEDIRVSKVTWDSSFCAVNPKFLAIIVEAGGGGAFIVLPLAKTGRVDKNYPLVTGHTAPVLDIDWCPHNDNVIASASDDTTIMVWQIPDYTPMRNITEPIITLEGHSKRVGILSWHPTARNVLLSAGGDNMIIIWNVGTGEVLLSLDDMHPDVIHSVCWNSNGSLLATTCKDKTLRIIDPRKGQVVANNFEEPVALQEMDTSNGVLLPFYDPDSSIVYLCGKGDSSIRYFEITDEPPFVHYLNTFSSKEPQRGMGFMPKRGLDVSKCEIARFYKLHERKCEPIIMTVPRKSDLFQDDLYPDTPGPEPALEADEWLSGQDADPVLISLRDGYVPPKHRELRVTKRNILDVRPPSVPRRSQSSSDAPLSQQHTLETLLEEIKALRERVQAQEQRITALENMLCELVDGTD; encoded by the exons ATGAGCAGACGTGTGGTTCGGCAAAGCAAGTTCCGCCATGTGTTTGGGCAGGCAGCAAAGGCCGACCAGGCCTATGAGGACATCCGtgtgtccaaggtcacatgggACAGCTCCTTCTGTGCCGTCAACCCCAAATTCCTGGCCATTATTGTGGAGGCTGGAGGCGGCGGTGCCTTCATCGTCCTGCCTCTGGCCAAG ACAGGGCGAGTGGATAAGAACTACCCACTGGTCACTGGGCACACTGCCCCTGTGCTGGATATTGACTGGTGTCCACACAATGACAATGTCATCGCCAGTGCCTCAGACGACACCACCATCATG GTGTGGCAGATTCCAGACTATACCCCCATGCGCAACATTACGGAACCTATCATCACACTTGAGGGCCACTCCAAGCGTGTGGGCATCCTCTCCTGGCACCCTACTGCCAGGAATGTCCTGCTCAGTGCAG GTGGTGACAATATGATCATCATTTGGAATGTGGGCACCGGGGAGGTGCTGCTGAGCCTGGATGATATGCACCCAGACGTCATCCACAGTGTGTGCTGGAACAGCAACGGTAGCCTGCTAGCCACCACCTGCAAGGACAAGACCTTGCGCATCATTGACCCCAGAAAAGGCCAAGTGGTGGCG AACAACTTCGAGGAGCCAGTGGCACTGCAGGAGATGGACACAAGCAACGGGGTCCTATTGCCCTTTTACGATCCCGACTCCAGCATCGTCTACCTGTGTGGCAAG GGCGACAGCAGCATTCGGTACTTTGAGATTACCGACGAGCCGCCTTTCGTGCACTACCTGAACACGTTCAGCAGCAAAGAGCCGCAGCGGGGCATGGGTTTCATGCCCAAAAGGGGACTGGATGTCAGCAAGTGTGAGATCGCCCG GTTCTACAAGCTACACGAAAGAAAGTGTGAACCTATCATCATGACTGTGCCCCGCAAG TCAGACCTGTTCCAGGACGATCTGTACCCGGATACGCCGGGCCCGGAGCCGGCCCTAGAAGCGGACGAATGGCTATCCGGTCAGGACGCCGATCCCGTGCTCATTTCACTGAGGGACGGCTACGTGCCTCCGAAGCACCGCGAGCTCCGGGTCACGAAGCGCAACATCCTGGACGTGCGCCCGCCCTCCGTCCCCCGCCGCAGCCAGTCATCCAGCGACGCCCCCTTGTCG CAGCAGCACACCCTGGAGACGCTGCTGGAGGAGATCAAGGCCCTCCGCGAGCGGGTGCAGGCCCAGGAGCAGCGCATCACGGCTCTGGAGAACATGCTGTGCGAGCTGGTGGACGGCACGGACTAG
- the CORO6 gene encoding coronin-6 isoform X5 — protein MSRRVVRQSKFRHVFGQAAKADQAYEDIRVSKVTWDSSFCAVNPKFLAIIVEAGGGGAFIVLPLAKVWQIPDYTPMRNITEPIITLEGHSKRVGILSWHPTARNVLLSAGGDNMIIIWNVGTGEVLLSLDDMHPDVIHSVCWNSNGSLLATTCKDKTLRIIDPRKGQVVAERFAAHEGMRPMRAVFTRQGHIFTTGFTRMSQRELGLWDPNNFEEPVALQEMDTSNGVLLPFYDPDSSIVYLCGKGDSSIRYFEITDEPPFVHYLNTFSSKEPQRGMGFMPKRGLDVSKCEIARFYKLHERKCEPIIMTVPRKSDLFQDDLYPDTPGPEPALEADEWLSGQDADPVLISLRDGYVPPKHRELRVTKRNILDVRPPSVPRRSQSSSDAPLSQQHTLETLLEEIKALRERVQAQEQRITALENMLCELVDGTD, from the exons ATGAGCAGACGTGTGGTTCGGCAAAGCAAGTTCCGCCATGTGTTTGGGCAGGCAGCAAAGGCCGACCAGGCCTATGAGGACATCCGtgtgtccaaggtcacatgggACAGCTCCTTCTGTGCCGTCAACCCCAAATTCCTGGCCATTATTGTGGAGGCTGGAGGCGGCGGTGCCTTCATCGTCCTGCCTCTGGCCAAG GTGTGGCAGATTCCAGACTATACCCCCATGCGCAACATTACGGAACCTATCATCACACTTGAGGGCCACTCCAAGCGTGTGGGCATCCTCTCCTGGCACCCTACTGCCAGGAATGTCCTGCTCAGTGCAG GTGGTGACAATATGATCATCATTTGGAATGTGGGCACCGGGGAGGTGCTGCTGAGCCTGGATGATATGCACCCAGACGTCATCCACAGTGTGTGCTGGAACAGCAACGGTAGCCTGCTAGCCACCACCTGCAAGGACAAGACCTTGCGCATCATTGACCCCAGAAAAGGCCAAGTGGTGG cggagAGGTTTGCGGCCCACGAGGGGATGAGGCCCATGCGGGCCGTCTTCACGCGACAGGGCCATATCTTCACCACCGGCTTCACCCGCATGAGCCAGCGAGAGCTGGGCCTGTGGGACCCG AACAACTTCGAGGAGCCAGTGGCACTGCAGGAGATGGACACAAGCAACGGGGTCCTATTGCCCTTTTACGATCCCGACTCCAGCATCGTCTACCTGTGTGGCAAG GGCGACAGCAGCATTCGGTACTTTGAGATTACCGACGAGCCGCCTTTCGTGCACTACCTGAACACGTTCAGCAGCAAAGAGCCGCAGCGGGGCATGGGTTTCATGCCCAAAAGGGGACTGGATGTCAGCAAGTGTGAGATCGCCCG GTTCTACAAGCTACACGAAAGAAAGTGTGAACCTATCATCATGACTGTGCCCCGCAAG TCAGACCTGTTCCAGGACGATCTGTACCCGGATACGCCGGGCCCGGAGCCGGCCCTAGAAGCGGACGAATGGCTATCCGGTCAGGACGCCGATCCCGTGCTCATTTCACTGAGGGACGGCTACGTGCCTCCGAAGCACCGCGAGCTCCGGGTCACGAAGCGCAACATCCTGGACGTGCGCCCGCCCTCCGTCCCCCGCCGCAGCCAGTCATCCAGCGACGCCCCCTTGTCG CAGCAGCACACCCTGGAGACGCTGCTGGAGGAGATCAAGGCCCTCCGCGAGCGGGTGCAGGCCCAGGAGCAGCGCATCACGGCTCTGGAGAACATGCTGTGCGAGCTGGTGGACGGCACGGACTAG
- the CORO6 gene encoding coronin-6 isoform X2 — MSRRVVRQSKFRHVFGQAAKADQAYEDIRVSKVTWDSSFCAVNPKFLAIIVEAGGGGAFIVLPLAKTGRVDKNYPLVTGHTAPVLDIDWCPHNDNVIASASDDTTIMVWQIPDYTPMRNITEPIITLEGHSKRVGILSWHPTARNVLLSAGGDNMIIIWNVGTGEVLLSLDDMHPDVIHSVCWNSNGSLLATTCKDKTLRIIDPRKGQVVAERFAAHEGMRPMRAVFTRQGHIFTTGFTRMSQRELGLWDPNNFEEPVALQEMDTSNGVLLPFYDPDSSIVYLCGKGDSSIRYFEITDEPPFVHYLNTFSSKEPQRGMGFMPKRGLDVSKCEIARFYKLHERKCEPIIMTVPRKSDLFQDDLYPDTPGPEPALEADEWLSGQDADPVLISLRDGYVPPKHRELRVTKRNILDVRPPSVPRRSQSSSDAPLSQHTLETLLEEIKALRERVQAQEQRITALENMLCELVDGTD, encoded by the exons ATGAGCAGACGTGTGGTTCGGCAAAGCAAGTTCCGCCATGTGTTTGGGCAGGCAGCAAAGGCCGACCAGGCCTATGAGGACATCCGtgtgtccaaggtcacatgggACAGCTCCTTCTGTGCCGTCAACCCCAAATTCCTGGCCATTATTGTGGAGGCTGGAGGCGGCGGTGCCTTCATCGTCCTGCCTCTGGCCAAG ACAGGGCGAGTGGATAAGAACTACCCACTGGTCACTGGGCACACTGCCCCTGTGCTGGATATTGACTGGTGTCCACACAATGACAATGTCATCGCCAGTGCCTCAGACGACACCACCATCATG GTGTGGCAGATTCCAGACTATACCCCCATGCGCAACATTACGGAACCTATCATCACACTTGAGGGCCACTCCAAGCGTGTGGGCATCCTCTCCTGGCACCCTACTGCCAGGAATGTCCTGCTCAGTGCAG GTGGTGACAATATGATCATCATTTGGAATGTGGGCACCGGGGAGGTGCTGCTGAGCCTGGATGATATGCACCCAGACGTCATCCACAGTGTGTGCTGGAACAGCAACGGTAGCCTGCTAGCCACCACCTGCAAGGACAAGACCTTGCGCATCATTGACCCCAGAAAAGGCCAAGTGGTGG cggagAGGTTTGCGGCCCACGAGGGGATGAGGCCCATGCGGGCCGTCTTCACGCGACAGGGCCATATCTTCACCACCGGCTTCACCCGCATGAGCCAGCGAGAGCTGGGCCTGTGGGACCCG AACAACTTCGAGGAGCCAGTGGCACTGCAGGAGATGGACACAAGCAACGGGGTCCTATTGCCCTTTTACGATCCCGACTCCAGCATCGTCTACCTGTGTGGCAAG GGCGACAGCAGCATTCGGTACTTTGAGATTACCGACGAGCCGCCTTTCGTGCACTACCTGAACACGTTCAGCAGCAAAGAGCCGCAGCGGGGCATGGGTTTCATGCCCAAAAGGGGACTGGATGTCAGCAAGTGTGAGATCGCCCG GTTCTACAAGCTACACGAAAGAAAGTGTGAACCTATCATCATGACTGTGCCCCGCAAG TCAGACCTGTTCCAGGACGATCTGTACCCGGATACGCCGGGCCCGGAGCCGGCCCTAGAAGCGGACGAATGGCTATCCGGTCAGGACGCCGATCCCGTGCTCATTTCACTGAGGGACGGCTACGTGCCTCCGAAGCACCGCGAGCTCCGGGTCACGAAGCGCAACATCCTGGACGTGCGCCCGCCCTCCGTCCCCCGCCGCAGCCAGTCATCCAGCGACGCCCCCTTGTCG CAGCACACCCTGGAGACGCTGCTGGAGGAGATCAAGGCCCTCCGCGAGCGGGTGCAGGCCCAGGAGCAGCGCATCACGGCTCTGGAGAACATGCTGTGCGAGCTGGTGGACGGCACGGACTAG
- the ANKRD13B gene encoding ankyrin repeat domain-containing protein 13B isoform X2 encodes MIPANASARKGPEGKYPLHYLVWYNRHRELEKEVRAGQVDIEQLDPRGRTPLHLATTLGHLECARVLLAHGADVGRENRSGWTVLQEAVSTRDLELVQLVLRYRDYQRVVKRLAGIPVLLEKLRKVRPSLSASMGALEPFSSADLASLPFVLQAQDFYVEMKWEFTSWVPLVSKICPSDTYKVWKSGQNLRVDTTLLGFDHMTWQRGNRSFVFRGQDTSAVVMEIDHDRRVVYTETLALAGQDRELLLAAAQPTEEQVLSRLTAPVVTTQLDTKNISFERNKTGILGWRSEKTEMVNGYEAKVYGASNVELITRTRTEHLSEQHKGKVKGCKTPLQSFLGIAEQHGGPQNGTLITQTLSQANPTAITAEEYFNPNFELGNRDMGRPMELTTKTQNVPHPLGSGGGRFKAKLWLCEEHPLSLCEQVAPIIDLMAVSNALFAKLRDFITLRLPPGFPVKIEIPIFHILNARITFGNLNGCDEPVPSVRGSPSSETPSPGSDSSSISSSSSTTSCRGCEISPALFEAPRGYSVMGGQREAATRDDDDDLLQFAIQQSLLEAGSEYDQVTIWEALTNSKPGTHPMSYEGRRQDRSAPPTPQRQPAPPASVPSPRPSSGPGSSGHVFRSYDEQLRLAMELSAQEQEERRRRARQEEEELERILRLSLTEQ; translated from the exons GTGGACATCGAGCAGCTGGATCCCCGCGGCCGGACtcccctgcacctggccaccaCGCTGGGGCACCTTGAGTGTGCCCGTGTGCTCCTGGCGCACGGCGCAGACGTGGGCAGGGAGAATCGCAGCGGCTGGACAG tgcTCCAGGAGGCTGTGAGTACGCGGGATCTGGAGCTGGTGCAGCTGGTGCTGCGGTACCGGGACTACCAGCGGGTGGTGAAGCGGCTGGCGGGCATCCCCGTGCTCCTGGAGAAGCTGCGCAAGGTGAGGCCCAGCCTCTCAGCCTCCATGGGAGCCCTTGAGCCCTTCTCCAGTGCAGACTTAGCCTCTCTCCCCTTCGTCCTCCAGGCCCAGGACTTCTACGTGGAGATGAAATGGGAGTTCACTAGCTGGG TGCCCCTGGTGTCCAAGATCTGCCCTAGTGACACCTACAAAGTGTGGAAGAGCGGCCAGAACCTGAGGGTAGACACCACGCTCCTGGGCTTTGACCACATGACCTGGCAGCGAGGGAACCGCAGCTTTGTCTTCAGGGGCCAAG ACACAAGCGCTGTGGTCATGGAAATTGACCACGACCGCCGGGTGGTGTACACAGAGACTCTGGCATTGGCTGGGCAGGACCGGGAGCTGCTACTGGCTGCTGCTCAGCCCACTGAGGAACAGGTGCTGAGCCGGCTCACCGCGCCTGTCGTCACCACGCAGCTTGACACCAAGAATATCTCCTTTGAGAG GAACAAGACTGGCATTCTGGGCTGGCGCAGTGAAAAGACGGAGATGGTGAATGGGTATGAAGCTAAG GTGTATGGAGCATCCAACGTGGAGCTCATCACCCGGACACGGACAGAGCATCTTTCAGAACAGCACAAGGGCAAGGTCAAAG GCTGTAAGACGCCTTTGCAGTCCTTCCTGGGAATCGCTGAGCAGCACGGGGGCCCCCAAAATGGG ACCCTGATTACTCAGACTCTGAGCCAAGCCAACCCCACTGCCATCACTGCAGAAGAATACTTCAACCCCAACTTTGAGCTGGGCAACCGTGATATGGGCCGCCCCATGGAACTGACCACCAAGACACAGAA TGTCCCTCACCCCTTGGGATCTGGTGGGGGCAGGTTCAAGGCCAAGCTGTGGCTGTGTGAGGAGCATCCCCTGTCCCTGTGTGAGCAGGTGGCCCCCATCATTGATCTCATGGCCGTCAGCAATGCGCTTTTTGCCAAGCTCCGGGACTTCATCACCCTGCGCCTGCCTCCTGGCTTCCCGGTCAAGATTG AAATCCCCATCTTCCACATCCTCAACGCACGCATCACTTTCGGGAACCTCAACGGCTGTGACGAGCCGGTGCCATCGGTGCGAGGCAGCCCCAGCAGCGAGACGCCTTCCCCAGGCAGCGACTCCTCCAGCATCAGCAGCTCCAGCTCCACGA CCTCCTGCCGCGGCTGCGAGATCTCCCCGGCGTTGTTCGAGGCCCCGCGCGGCTACAGCGTGATGGGCGGCCAGCGGGAGGCGGCGACCCGGGACGACGATGACGACCTGCTGCAATTCGCCATCCAGCAGAGCCTGCTTGAGGCGGGCAGTGAGTATGACCAG GTCACCATCTGGGAGGCGCTAACCAACAGCAAGCCTGGCACCCACCCCATGTCCTACGAGGGTCGCCGACAGGACAG gagCGCCCCGCCCACGCCGCAGCGCCAGCCTGCGCCCCCGGCGTCAGTGCCCAGCCCTCGGCCCAGCTCAGGGCCAGGTTCCAGCGGCCACGTGTTCCGGAGCTACGACGAGCAGCTGCGGCTGGCGATGGAGCTGTCGGCGCAGGAGCAGGAGGAGCGGCGGCGGCGCGCgcgccaggaggaggaggagctggagcgCATCCTTAGGCTCTCACTGACCGAGCAGTAG
- the CORO6 gene encoding coronin-6 isoform X6: MPSPWGWFAVTACGAQRNNFEEPVALQEMDTSNGVLLPFYDPDSSIVYLCGKGDSSIRYFEITDEPPFVHYLNTFSSKEPQRGMGFMPKRGLDVSKCEIARFYKLHERKCEPIIMTVPRKSDLFQDDLYPDTPGPEPALEADEWLSGQDADPVLISLRDGYVPPKHRELRVTKRNILDVRPPSVPRRSQSSSDAPLSQHTLETLLEEIKALRERVQAQEQRITALENMLCELVDGTD; the protein is encoded by the exons ATGCCGAGTCCCTGGGGGTGGTTTGCTGTGACTGCATGCGGCGCGCAGCGG AACAACTTCGAGGAGCCAGTGGCACTGCAGGAGATGGACACAAGCAACGGGGTCCTATTGCCCTTTTACGATCCCGACTCCAGCATCGTCTACCTGTGTGGCAAG GGCGACAGCAGCATTCGGTACTTTGAGATTACCGACGAGCCGCCTTTCGTGCACTACCTGAACACGTTCAGCAGCAAAGAGCCGCAGCGGGGCATGGGTTTCATGCCCAAAAGGGGACTGGATGTCAGCAAGTGTGAGATCGCCCG GTTCTACAAGCTACACGAAAGAAAGTGTGAACCTATCATCATGACTGTGCCCCGCAAG TCAGACCTGTTCCAGGACGATCTGTACCCGGATACGCCGGGCCCGGAGCCGGCCCTAGAAGCGGACGAATGGCTATCCGGTCAGGACGCCGATCCCGTGCTCATTTCACTGAGGGACGGCTACGTGCCTCCGAAGCACCGCGAGCTCCGGGTCACGAAGCGCAACATCCTGGACGTGCGCCCGCCCTCCGTCCCCCGCCGCAGCCAGTCATCCAGCGACGCCCCCTTGTCG CAGCACACCCTGGAGACGCTGCTGGAGGAGATCAAGGCCCTCCGCGAGCGGGTGCAGGCCCAGGAGCAGCGCATCACGGCTCTGGAGAACATGCTGTGCGAGCTGGTGGACGGCACGGACTAG
- the CORO6 gene encoding coronin-6 isoform X1 — MSRRVVRQSKFRHVFGQAAKADQAYEDIRVSKVTWDSSFCAVNPKFLAIIVEAGGGGAFIVLPLAKTGRVDKNYPLVTGHTAPVLDIDWCPHNDNVIASASDDTTIMVWQIPDYTPMRNITEPIITLEGHSKRVGILSWHPTARNVLLSAGGDNMIIIWNVGTGEVLLSLDDMHPDVIHSVCWNSNGSLLATTCKDKTLRIIDPRKGQVVAERFAAHEGMRPMRAVFTRQGHIFTTGFTRMSQRELGLWDPNNFEEPVALQEMDTSNGVLLPFYDPDSSIVYLCGKGDSSIRYFEITDEPPFVHYLNTFSSKEPQRGMGFMPKRGLDVSKCEIARFYKLHERKCEPIIMTVPRKSDLFQDDLYPDTPGPEPALEADEWLSGQDADPVLISLRDGYVPPKHRELRVTKRNILDVRPPSVPRRSQSSSDAPLSQQHTLETLLEEIKALRERVQAQEQRITALENMLCELVDGTD; from the exons ATGAGCAGACGTGTGGTTCGGCAAAGCAAGTTCCGCCATGTGTTTGGGCAGGCAGCAAAGGCCGACCAGGCCTATGAGGACATCCGtgtgtccaaggtcacatgggACAGCTCCTTCTGTGCCGTCAACCCCAAATTCCTGGCCATTATTGTGGAGGCTGGAGGCGGCGGTGCCTTCATCGTCCTGCCTCTGGCCAAG ACAGGGCGAGTGGATAAGAACTACCCACTGGTCACTGGGCACACTGCCCCTGTGCTGGATATTGACTGGTGTCCACACAATGACAATGTCATCGCCAGTGCCTCAGACGACACCACCATCATG GTGTGGCAGATTCCAGACTATACCCCCATGCGCAACATTACGGAACCTATCATCACACTTGAGGGCCACTCCAAGCGTGTGGGCATCCTCTCCTGGCACCCTACTGCCAGGAATGTCCTGCTCAGTGCAG GTGGTGACAATATGATCATCATTTGGAATGTGGGCACCGGGGAGGTGCTGCTGAGCCTGGATGATATGCACCCAGACGTCATCCACAGTGTGTGCTGGAACAGCAACGGTAGCCTGCTAGCCACCACCTGCAAGGACAAGACCTTGCGCATCATTGACCCCAGAAAAGGCCAAGTGGTGG cggagAGGTTTGCGGCCCACGAGGGGATGAGGCCCATGCGGGCCGTCTTCACGCGACAGGGCCATATCTTCACCACCGGCTTCACCCGCATGAGCCAGCGAGAGCTGGGCCTGTGGGACCCG AACAACTTCGAGGAGCCAGTGGCACTGCAGGAGATGGACACAAGCAACGGGGTCCTATTGCCCTTTTACGATCCCGACTCCAGCATCGTCTACCTGTGTGGCAAG GGCGACAGCAGCATTCGGTACTTTGAGATTACCGACGAGCCGCCTTTCGTGCACTACCTGAACACGTTCAGCAGCAAAGAGCCGCAGCGGGGCATGGGTTTCATGCCCAAAAGGGGACTGGATGTCAGCAAGTGTGAGATCGCCCG GTTCTACAAGCTACACGAAAGAAAGTGTGAACCTATCATCATGACTGTGCCCCGCAAG TCAGACCTGTTCCAGGACGATCTGTACCCGGATACGCCGGGCCCGGAGCCGGCCCTAGAAGCGGACGAATGGCTATCCGGTCAGGACGCCGATCCCGTGCTCATTTCACTGAGGGACGGCTACGTGCCTCCGAAGCACCGCGAGCTCCGGGTCACGAAGCGCAACATCCTGGACGTGCGCCCGCCCTCCGTCCCCCGCCGCAGCCAGTCATCCAGCGACGCCCCCTTGTCG CAGCAGCACACCCTGGAGACGCTGCTGGAGGAGATCAAGGCCCTCCGCGAGCGGGTGCAGGCCCAGGAGCAGCGCATCACGGCTCTGGAGAACATGCTGTGCGAGCTGGTGGACGGCACGGACTAG
- the CORO6 gene encoding coronin-6 isoform X4, producing the protein MSRRVVRQSKFRHVFGQAAKADQAYEDIRVSKVTWDSSFCAVNPKFLAIIVEAGGGGAFIVLPLAKTGRVDKNYPLVTGHTAPVLDIDWCPHNDNVIASASDDTTIMVWQIPDYTPMRNITEPIITLEGHSKRVGILSWHPTARNVLLSAGGDNMIIIWNVGTGEVLLSLDDMHPDVIHSVCWNSNGSLLATTCKDKTLRIIDPRKGQVVANNFEEPVALQEMDTSNGVLLPFYDPDSSIVYLCGKGDSSIRYFEITDEPPFVHYLNTFSSKEPQRGMGFMPKRGLDVSKCEIARFYKLHERKCEPIIMTVPRKSDLFQDDLYPDTPGPEPALEADEWLSGQDADPVLISLRDGYVPPKHRELRVTKRNILDVRPPSVPRRSQSSSDAPLSQHTLETLLEEIKALRERVQAQEQRITALENMLCELVDGTD; encoded by the exons ATGAGCAGACGTGTGGTTCGGCAAAGCAAGTTCCGCCATGTGTTTGGGCAGGCAGCAAAGGCCGACCAGGCCTATGAGGACATCCGtgtgtccaaggtcacatgggACAGCTCCTTCTGTGCCGTCAACCCCAAATTCCTGGCCATTATTGTGGAGGCTGGAGGCGGCGGTGCCTTCATCGTCCTGCCTCTGGCCAAG ACAGGGCGAGTGGATAAGAACTACCCACTGGTCACTGGGCACACTGCCCCTGTGCTGGATATTGACTGGTGTCCACACAATGACAATGTCATCGCCAGTGCCTCAGACGACACCACCATCATG GTGTGGCAGATTCCAGACTATACCCCCATGCGCAACATTACGGAACCTATCATCACACTTGAGGGCCACTCCAAGCGTGTGGGCATCCTCTCCTGGCACCCTACTGCCAGGAATGTCCTGCTCAGTGCAG GTGGTGACAATATGATCATCATTTGGAATGTGGGCACCGGGGAGGTGCTGCTGAGCCTGGATGATATGCACCCAGACGTCATCCACAGTGTGTGCTGGAACAGCAACGGTAGCCTGCTAGCCACCACCTGCAAGGACAAGACCTTGCGCATCATTGACCCCAGAAAAGGCCAAGTGGTGGCG AACAACTTCGAGGAGCCAGTGGCACTGCAGGAGATGGACACAAGCAACGGGGTCCTATTGCCCTTTTACGATCCCGACTCCAGCATCGTCTACCTGTGTGGCAAG GGCGACAGCAGCATTCGGTACTTTGAGATTACCGACGAGCCGCCTTTCGTGCACTACCTGAACACGTTCAGCAGCAAAGAGCCGCAGCGGGGCATGGGTTTCATGCCCAAAAGGGGACTGGATGTCAGCAAGTGTGAGATCGCCCG GTTCTACAAGCTACACGAAAGAAAGTGTGAACCTATCATCATGACTGTGCCCCGCAAG TCAGACCTGTTCCAGGACGATCTGTACCCGGATACGCCGGGCCCGGAGCCGGCCCTAGAAGCGGACGAATGGCTATCCGGTCAGGACGCCGATCCCGTGCTCATTTCACTGAGGGACGGCTACGTGCCTCCGAAGCACCGCGAGCTCCGGGTCACGAAGCGCAACATCCTGGACGTGCGCCCGCCCTCCGTCCCCCGCCGCAGCCAGTCATCCAGCGACGCCCCCTTGTCG CAGCACACCCTGGAGACGCTGCTGGAGGAGATCAAGGCCCTCCGCGAGCGGGTGCAGGCCCAGGAGCAGCGCATCACGGCTCTGGAGAACATGCTGTGCGAGCTGGTGGACGGCACGGACTAG